A window from Cydia strobilella chromosome 9, ilCydStro3.1, whole genome shotgun sequence encodes these proteins:
- the LOC134744147 gene encoding eukaryotic peptide chain release factor GTP-binding subunit ERF3A isoform X2 has translation MSNIGAPDSWENQADVIGEQGAKDSNDVSTKFSTLNVNAVEFVPSFCMPSQANETSESPSSPQKSESGSTNSADSPVLNGCGDGGGDSGDGASASPRVEEPPPVPAAAPPVPPDVSPTVDSWEAEADDALLTPEDNNEPDEEEIEQQENDELGELAKKVPKKKPPRVEDTRSKKEHVNVVFIGHVDAGKSTIGGQIMSLTGMVDKRTLDKYEREAREKSRESWYLSWALDTNQEERDKGKTVEVGRAYFETEKKHFTILDAPGHKSFVPNMIGGAAQADLAVLVISARKGEFETGFDRGGQTREHAMLAKTAGVKHLVALVNKMDDPTVNWDEKRYNECRDKIMPYLKKLGFNPAKDLSFLPVSGQTGQGLLERVSEDICSWYRGPSFIQLIDELPSLNRKMDGPFIMPVVDKYKDMGTVLMGKVEAGTTRKGSILFLMPNRVQVNVDQLWSDDIEVTSIGPGENVKVKLKGIEEEDVSPGFVLCDITEPITTGRVFDAQVVILEHKSIICAGYSAVMHIHCAAEEVTVKALICLVDKKTGDKSKTRPRFVKQDQVAIMRIECAGIICLEPFKNFAQMGRFTLRDENKTIAIGKVLKVIE, from the exons ATGTCCAATATCGGTGCTCCGGACTCTTGGGAAAATCAAGCCGATGTCATAGGTGAACAAGGTGCAAAAGATTCCAATGATGTGTCTACAAAATTTTCCACGTTGAATGTAAATGCCGTGGAGTTCGTGCCTTCTTTTTGTATGCCTTCTCAGGCAAACGAAACCTCCGAATCCCCCTCATCACCACAAAAATCTGAAAGCGGTTCTACGAATTCTGCTGATAGTCCCGTCCTGAACG GTTGCGGGGACGGCGGCGGCGACAGCGGCGACGGCGCGTCGGCCTCGCCGCGCGTGGAGGAGCCGCCGCCTGTgccggccgccgcgccgcccgtgCCGCCCGACGTTTCGCCCACCGTCGACAGCTGGGAGGCCGAGGCCGACGACGCGCTGCTCACACCAGAGGACAACAACGAACCCGATGAAGAAGAGATTGAGCAACAG GAAAATGATGAATTAGGCGAGTTGGCAAAGAAAGTACCCAAGAAGAAACCCCCCAGAGTGGAAGACACCCGGAGCAAGAAGGAACATGTCAATGTTGTGTTCATCGGCCATGTCG ATGCTGGTAAATCGACAATCGGCGGTCAGATTATGTCCTTAACAGGCATGGTAGACAAAAGAACTCTGGACAAATACGAAAGAGAAGCGCGAGAGAAGTCCCGAGAGTCGTGGTACCTTTCCTGGGCGCTCGACACTAACCAAGAAG AACGCGACAAGGGCAAAACCGTGGAGGTGGGGAGAGCATACTTCGAGACTGAGAAGAAGCATTTCACGATCCTCGATGCCCCGGGGCACAAGAGCTTCGTGCCCAACATGATCGGTGGCGCGGCGCAGGCCGATTTAGCCGTGCTG gtGATTTCAGCGCGTAAAGGTGAATTTGAGACTGGTTTCGACAGAGGAGGGCAAACTCGTGAGCACGCTATGTTGGCCAAGACTGCCGGGGTGAAGCATTTAGTAGCTCTTGTTAACAAAATGGATGATCCCACTGTCAACTGGGATGAGAAGAG ATACAATGAATGTCGAGACAAAATCATGCCTTACCTCAAAAAGCTGGGATTCAACCCAGCTAAGGACCTCTCCTTCTTACCTGTGTCTGGCCAAACTGGACAGGGCTTATTGGAAAGA GTGTCCGAAGACATCTGCTCGTGGTACCGCGGGCCGTCGTTCATCCAGCTGATCGACGAGCTGCCGTCGCTCAACCGCAAGATGGACGGGCCCTTCATCATGCCCGTCGTCGACAAGTACAAGGACATGGGCACCGTGCTCATGGGCAAGGTGGAGGCGGGGACCACGAGGAAGGGCAGCATCCTTTTCCTCATGCCCAACAGG GTGCAAGTGAATGTTGATCAGCTGTGGTCTGACGACATTGAGGTTACATCCATTGGGCCTGGCGAGAACGTGAAAGTCAAGCTAAAAGGCATCGAAGAAGAAGATGTGTCGCCTGGTTTCGTGCTCTGCGACATCACTGAACCCATTACTACTGGAAGA GTGTTTGATGCTCAAGTTGTGATTTTGGAGCATAAGTCGATCATTTGTGCGGGATACTCGGCTGTAATGCACATACATTGCGCCGCCGAAGAGGTTACTGTAAAG GCACTAATCTGTCTGGTGGACAAGAAGACCGGAGATAAGTCCAAGACGCGGCCGCGCTTCGTGAAGCAGGACCAAGTGGCCATCATGAGGATAGAGTGCGCCGGCATCATCTGCTTAGAACCATTCAAGAACTTTGCTCAAATGGGCAGGTTCACATTAAGAGACGAGA ATAAAACTATTGCTATCGGTAAAGTCCTAAAAGTGATTGAGTAA
- the LOC134744147 gene encoding eukaryotic peptide chain release factor GTP-binding subunit ERF3A isoform X1, giving the protein MSNIGAPDSWENQADVIGEQGAKDSNDVSTKFSTLNVNAVEFVPSFCMPSQANETSESPSSPQKSESGSTNSADSPVLNGCGDGGGDSGDGASASPRVEEPPPVPAAAPPVPPDVSPTVDSWEAEADDALLTPEDNNEPDEEEIEQQVQNTENDELGELAKKVPKKKPPRVEDTRSKKEHVNVVFIGHVDAGKSTIGGQIMSLTGMVDKRTLDKYEREAREKSRESWYLSWALDTNQEERDKGKTVEVGRAYFETEKKHFTILDAPGHKSFVPNMIGGAAQADLAVLVISARKGEFETGFDRGGQTREHAMLAKTAGVKHLVALVNKMDDPTVNWDEKRYNECRDKIMPYLKKLGFNPAKDLSFLPVSGQTGQGLLERVSEDICSWYRGPSFIQLIDELPSLNRKMDGPFIMPVVDKYKDMGTVLMGKVEAGTTRKGSILFLMPNRVQVNVDQLWSDDIEVTSIGPGENVKVKLKGIEEEDVSPGFVLCDITEPITTGRVFDAQVVILEHKSIICAGYSAVMHIHCAAEEVTVKALICLVDKKTGDKSKTRPRFVKQDQVAIMRIECAGIICLEPFKNFAQMGRFTLRDENKTIAIGKVLKVIE; this is encoded by the exons ATGTCCAATATCGGTGCTCCGGACTCTTGGGAAAATCAAGCCGATGTCATAGGTGAACAAGGTGCAAAAGATTCCAATGATGTGTCTACAAAATTTTCCACGTTGAATGTAAATGCCGTGGAGTTCGTGCCTTCTTTTTGTATGCCTTCTCAGGCAAACGAAACCTCCGAATCCCCCTCATCACCACAAAAATCTGAAAGCGGTTCTACGAATTCTGCTGATAGTCCCGTCCTGAACG GTTGCGGGGACGGCGGCGGCGACAGCGGCGACGGCGCGTCGGCCTCGCCGCGCGTGGAGGAGCCGCCGCCTGTgccggccgccgcgccgcccgtgCCGCCCGACGTTTCGCCCACCGTCGACAGCTGGGAGGCCGAGGCCGACGACGCGCTGCTCACACCAGAGGACAACAACGAACCCGATGAAGAAGAGATTGAGCAACAGGTTCAAAACACT GAAAATGATGAATTAGGCGAGTTGGCAAAGAAAGTACCCAAGAAGAAACCCCCCAGAGTGGAAGACACCCGGAGCAAGAAGGAACATGTCAATGTTGTGTTCATCGGCCATGTCG ATGCTGGTAAATCGACAATCGGCGGTCAGATTATGTCCTTAACAGGCATGGTAGACAAAAGAACTCTGGACAAATACGAAAGAGAAGCGCGAGAGAAGTCCCGAGAGTCGTGGTACCTTTCCTGGGCGCTCGACACTAACCAAGAAG AACGCGACAAGGGCAAAACCGTGGAGGTGGGGAGAGCATACTTCGAGACTGAGAAGAAGCATTTCACGATCCTCGATGCCCCGGGGCACAAGAGCTTCGTGCCCAACATGATCGGTGGCGCGGCGCAGGCCGATTTAGCCGTGCTG gtGATTTCAGCGCGTAAAGGTGAATTTGAGACTGGTTTCGACAGAGGAGGGCAAACTCGTGAGCACGCTATGTTGGCCAAGACTGCCGGGGTGAAGCATTTAGTAGCTCTTGTTAACAAAATGGATGATCCCACTGTCAACTGGGATGAGAAGAG ATACAATGAATGTCGAGACAAAATCATGCCTTACCTCAAAAAGCTGGGATTCAACCCAGCTAAGGACCTCTCCTTCTTACCTGTGTCTGGCCAAACTGGACAGGGCTTATTGGAAAGA GTGTCCGAAGACATCTGCTCGTGGTACCGCGGGCCGTCGTTCATCCAGCTGATCGACGAGCTGCCGTCGCTCAACCGCAAGATGGACGGGCCCTTCATCATGCCCGTCGTCGACAAGTACAAGGACATGGGCACCGTGCTCATGGGCAAGGTGGAGGCGGGGACCACGAGGAAGGGCAGCATCCTTTTCCTCATGCCCAACAGG GTGCAAGTGAATGTTGATCAGCTGTGGTCTGACGACATTGAGGTTACATCCATTGGGCCTGGCGAGAACGTGAAAGTCAAGCTAAAAGGCATCGAAGAAGAAGATGTGTCGCCTGGTTTCGTGCTCTGCGACATCACTGAACCCATTACTACTGGAAGA GTGTTTGATGCTCAAGTTGTGATTTTGGAGCATAAGTCGATCATTTGTGCGGGATACTCGGCTGTAATGCACATACATTGCGCCGCCGAAGAGGTTACTGTAAAG GCACTAATCTGTCTGGTGGACAAGAAGACCGGAGATAAGTCCAAGACGCGGCCGCGCTTCGTGAAGCAGGACCAAGTGGCCATCATGAGGATAGAGTGCGCCGGCATCATCTGCTTAGAACCATTCAAGAACTTTGCTCAAATGGGCAGGTTCACATTAAGAGACGAGA ATAAAACTATTGCTATCGGTAAAGTCCTAAAAGTGATTGAGTAA
- the LOC134744147 gene encoding eukaryotic peptide chain release factor GTP-binding subunit ERF3A isoform X3: MQDSRNIRCGDGGGDSGDGASASPRVEEPPPVPAAAPPVPPDVSPTVDSWEAEADDALLTPEDNNEPDEEEIEQQVQNTENDELGELAKKVPKKKPPRVEDTRSKKEHVNVVFIGHVDAGKSTIGGQIMSLTGMVDKRTLDKYEREAREKSRESWYLSWALDTNQEERDKGKTVEVGRAYFETEKKHFTILDAPGHKSFVPNMIGGAAQADLAVLVISARKGEFETGFDRGGQTREHAMLAKTAGVKHLVALVNKMDDPTVNWDEKRYNECRDKIMPYLKKLGFNPAKDLSFLPVSGQTGQGLLERVSEDICSWYRGPSFIQLIDELPSLNRKMDGPFIMPVVDKYKDMGTVLMGKVEAGTTRKGSILFLMPNRVQVNVDQLWSDDIEVTSIGPGENVKVKLKGIEEEDVSPGFVLCDITEPITTGRVFDAQVVILEHKSIICAGYSAVMHIHCAAEEVTVKALICLVDKKTGDKSKTRPRFVKQDQVAIMRIECAGIICLEPFKNFAQMGRFTLRDENKTIAIGKVLKVIE; the protein is encoded by the exons ATGCAAGATTCACGCAACATAC GTTGCGGGGACGGCGGCGGCGACAGCGGCGACGGCGCGTCGGCCTCGCCGCGCGTGGAGGAGCCGCCGCCTGTgccggccgccgcgccgcccgtgCCGCCCGACGTTTCGCCCACCGTCGACAGCTGGGAGGCCGAGGCCGACGACGCGCTGCTCACACCAGAGGACAACAACGAACCCGATGAAGAAGAGATTGAGCAACAGGTTCAAAACACT GAAAATGATGAATTAGGCGAGTTGGCAAAGAAAGTACCCAAGAAGAAACCCCCCAGAGTGGAAGACACCCGGAGCAAGAAGGAACATGTCAATGTTGTGTTCATCGGCCATGTCG ATGCTGGTAAATCGACAATCGGCGGTCAGATTATGTCCTTAACAGGCATGGTAGACAAAAGAACTCTGGACAAATACGAAAGAGAAGCGCGAGAGAAGTCCCGAGAGTCGTGGTACCTTTCCTGGGCGCTCGACACTAACCAAGAAG AACGCGACAAGGGCAAAACCGTGGAGGTGGGGAGAGCATACTTCGAGACTGAGAAGAAGCATTTCACGATCCTCGATGCCCCGGGGCACAAGAGCTTCGTGCCCAACATGATCGGTGGCGCGGCGCAGGCCGATTTAGCCGTGCTG gtGATTTCAGCGCGTAAAGGTGAATTTGAGACTGGTTTCGACAGAGGAGGGCAAACTCGTGAGCACGCTATGTTGGCCAAGACTGCCGGGGTGAAGCATTTAGTAGCTCTTGTTAACAAAATGGATGATCCCACTGTCAACTGGGATGAGAAGAG ATACAATGAATGTCGAGACAAAATCATGCCTTACCTCAAAAAGCTGGGATTCAACCCAGCTAAGGACCTCTCCTTCTTACCTGTGTCTGGCCAAACTGGACAGGGCTTATTGGAAAGA GTGTCCGAAGACATCTGCTCGTGGTACCGCGGGCCGTCGTTCATCCAGCTGATCGACGAGCTGCCGTCGCTCAACCGCAAGATGGACGGGCCCTTCATCATGCCCGTCGTCGACAAGTACAAGGACATGGGCACCGTGCTCATGGGCAAGGTGGAGGCGGGGACCACGAGGAAGGGCAGCATCCTTTTCCTCATGCCCAACAGG GTGCAAGTGAATGTTGATCAGCTGTGGTCTGACGACATTGAGGTTACATCCATTGGGCCTGGCGAGAACGTGAAAGTCAAGCTAAAAGGCATCGAAGAAGAAGATGTGTCGCCTGGTTTCGTGCTCTGCGACATCACTGAACCCATTACTACTGGAAGA GTGTTTGATGCTCAAGTTGTGATTTTGGAGCATAAGTCGATCATTTGTGCGGGATACTCGGCTGTAATGCACATACATTGCGCCGCCGAAGAGGTTACTGTAAAG GCACTAATCTGTCTGGTGGACAAGAAGACCGGAGATAAGTCCAAGACGCGGCCGCGCTTCGTGAAGCAGGACCAAGTGGCCATCATGAGGATAGAGTGCGCCGGCATCATCTGCTTAGAACCATTCAAGAACTTTGCTCAAATGGGCAGGTTCACATTAAGAGACGAGA ATAAAACTATTGCTATCGGTAAAGTCCTAAAAGTGATTGAGTAA